A DNA window from Desulfonauticus submarinus contains the following coding sequences:
- a CDS encoding TlpA family protein disulfide reductase, with protein sequence MRRFFIFCVIISFILSSSVTLKAKEIKIVKSGDVISMIATARSQLVLVSFWASWCPPCRMEIPGLIKLRTVYDQAELSILGVSLDESPAMYLNFINKVNFNYPVFLGRGDVVRVFEVSGLPKLIIYNQNGQKLYVHEGYISFDELNRKIGELLQ encoded by the coding sequence ATGAGAAGATTTTTTATATTTTGTGTGATAATAAGTTTTATCTTGAGTTCTAGTGTAACCCTTAAAGCTAAAGAGATTAAAATTGTGAAGTCAGGTGATGTGATTTCAATGATTGCCACAGCCAGAAGCCAACTTGTTTTAGTTAGTTTTTGGGCAAGTTGGTGTCCACCTTGCAGAATGGAAATACCAGGTTTAATAAAACTTAGAACAGTATATGACCAGGCAGAGCTTTCAATACTTGGAGTTTCTTTGGATGAAAGTCCAGCTATGTATTTGAACTTTATAAATAAAGTAAATTTTAATTATCCTGTTTTTTTAGGAAGAGGTGATGTCGTTCGTGTTTTCGAGGTTAGTGGTTTACCTAAATTAATAATTTATAATCAAAATGGACAAAAGCTTTATGTTCATGAGGGATATATTTCTTTTGATGAGTTAAATAGAAAAATAGGAGAGCTTTTACAGTGA
- the hpt gene encoding hypoxanthine phosphoribosyltransferase: protein MKLMPVFTSEAISKRVKELGEQITQDYKEKDLIVVCVLKGAFMFFADLVREIKLDLEVDFVRLSSYANKTSSSGKVVFSKDIEISVEGKHLLLVEDIVDTGHSMAYLKKVLTARKAKSVKICALIDKRERREIDVQVDYVGFSLEKGFIVGYGLDYAEQYRNLSGVFELKFN from the coding sequence ATGAAGCTTATGCCTGTGTTTACTTCTGAAGCAATTTCTAAACGCGTAAAAGAATTAGGAGAACAAATTACTCAAGATTATAAAGAGAAGGATTTAATTGTTGTTTGTGTTTTAAAAGGAGCTTTTATGTTTTTTGCTGACTTAGTGAGGGAGATCAAGTTAGATTTAGAAGTAGATTTTGTTCGTCTTTCAAGTTATGCAAATAAGACTAGTAGTTCTGGAAAAGTGGTGTTTTCCAAAGATATAGAGATTTCAGTAGAAGGAAAACATTTACTTTTGGTAGAAGACATTGTTGATACAGGCCATTCCATGGCTTATTTAAAAAAAGTTTTGACAGCTCGGAAGGCAAAAAGTGTGAAAATTTGTGCCTTAATTGATAAAAGAGAACGTAGGGAAATAGATGTTCAGGTAGATTATGTGGGATTTTCGCTGGAAAAAGGATTTATTGTTGGTTATGGGCTTGATTATGCAGAACAATATAGAAATCTTTCTGGAGTGTTTGAACTTAAGTTTAATTAA
- a CDS encoding sulfite exporter TauE/SafE family protein produces the protein MLHMYLPIAGNSVNILIVFGLGGLVGLLSGIFGVGGGFLMTPLLIMFGIPPTVAAASDSNQIVGASTSGTIAHYRLGNVDVKMGMLLLIGGVVGGDIGVHIIKVLKALGNADFLINITYVIMLGVVGGYMFVESLQSLKGGSNSIATSKEPKESLYAKLMKTLPFQTNFQKSGIKMSALIPLGLGVFVGILAAIMGVGGGFIMVPVMVYLLRMPMHVVVGTSLFQILFTCINVTVMQAYSNHTVDFVLAVLLLLGSTIGAQFGTRISKNLKGDQLKIILASIVILVMLKMLYGLLSRPEILLAYAGGH, from the coding sequence ATGTTACATATGTATTTGCCAATAGCAGGTAACAGCGTAAATATTTTAATAGTTTTTGGATTAGGAGGATTAGTAGGTTTACTTTCAGGAATTTTTGGAGTTGGTGGTGGTTTTTTAATGACACCTTTACTTATTATGTTTGGTATTCCTCCAACTGTTGCTGCAGCTTCAGATTCTAATCAGATTGTAGGTGCATCAACTTCTGGAACCATTGCACATTATAGGTTGGGTAATGTAGATGTTAAAATGGGTATGTTATTATTAATAGGAGGTGTTGTTGGTGGAGATATAGGGGTACATATTATTAAAGTCTTAAAAGCCCTTGGGAATGCAGATTTTTTAATCAATATTACTTATGTGATAATGCTCGGTGTTGTTGGTGGATATATGTTTGTAGAGAGTTTACAGTCTCTTAAAGGTGGGAGCAATTCTATTGCTACCTCTAAGGAACCAAAAGAATCTTTGTATGCCAAGTTAATGAAAACCTTGCCTTTTCAAACAAACTTTCAAAAATCTGGGATTAAAATGTCTGCTTTAATTCCTCTTGGATTAGGCGTGTTTGTAGGCATTTTGGCTGCTATTATGGGAGTTGGAGGAGGATTTATAATGGTTCCTGTAATGGTTTATTTGCTTAGAATGCCCATGCATGTAGTAGTTGGTACAAGTCTGTTTCAGATCCTTTTTACCTGTATTAATGTTACGGTTATGCAAGCATATTCTAACCATACTGTTGATTTTGTATTAGCTGTTTTACTTCTTTTAGGCTCTACTATTGGTGCTCAATTTGGGACTAGAATTAGCAAGAATTTAAAAGGCGATCAATTAAAGATAATTTTGGCTAGTATTGTTATTTTAGTAATGTTGAAGATGCTATATGGCCTTTTGAGTAGACCAGAAATTCTTTTAGCTTATGCAGGAGGACACTAG
- a CDS encoding N-acetyltransferase: MNSLYIRKARIKDVKAIHGLLMDYANEGLLLPRSYSELYSQLRDYLVLAERTTEDIYGCCALTIVWDNLAEVRSLAVRRDKQGSGWGRKLVEMCLSEAITLGIYKVFVLTYQKNFFAHLGFKVVDKNVLPQKVWADCLKCPKFPECDEIAMLIEM, encoded by the coding sequence GTGAATTCCCTTTATATTCGCAAAGCTAGGATAAAAGATGTTAAGGCAATTCATGGTTTGCTTATGGATTATGCTAATGAGGGTTTACTTTTGCCAAGATCCTATAGTGAGTTGTATTCTCAATTAAGAGATTATTTAGTTTTGGCAGAGAGAACCACAGAAGATATTTATGGATGTTGTGCTTTGACTATTGTTTGGGATAATTTGGCAGAGGTTAGGTCTTTGGCTGTGCGCAGAGATAAGCAAGGGTCTGGTTGGGGAAGAAAATTAGTTGAGATGTGTCTTAGTGAAGCAATTACTTTAGGTATTTATAAGGTTTTTGTGTTAACTTATCAAAAGAATTTTTTTGCTCACCTTGGTTTTAAGGTAGTGGATAAAAATGTTTTACCTCAAAAAGTATGGGCAGATTGTCTTAAATGCCCAAAGTTCCCAGAATGTGATGAAATTGCAATGTTAATAGAGATGTAA
- a CDS encoding TIGR02186 family protein: MLRFRFNIILVLSLFIFNFYSIAAHAFLHNPREININTTFNGAKLYVSGEVNSNNNVVVEVLGSDKEEKFKQKGKVWGIFWMTVGHYAFKGVPSIYLMYLPKSLSHLSQEKFDELNLGYKEVYSRLEINPIPKDKKSLFNEFLKLKQRDKLYGIYQDQVTYSNITAEKKKYHVEVHLPSRIVPGVYTIKVYEVTPDLKIVKTESDNFQIKLTGFPAFISNMAFNHSLIYGILSVIIAIFAGIFMGFLFKDKGGAH; this comes from the coding sequence ATGTTAAGATTTAGATTTAATATAATATTAGTTTTATCTCTTTTTATTTTTAATTTTTACTCTATTGCTGCACATGCTTTTTTGCATAATCCAAGAGAAATAAATATCAATACAACATTTAATGGAGCTAAGCTCTATGTTAGTGGAGAAGTAAATAGCAATAATAATGTAGTAGTAGAGGTGTTAGGAAGCGATAAGGAAGAAAAATTTAAACAAAAAGGTAAAGTATGGGGTATTTTTTGGATGACTGTTGGTCATTATGCCTTTAAGGGAGTTCCTTCCATTTACTTAATGTATTTGCCAAAATCTCTTTCCCATCTATCTCAAGAGAAGTTTGATGAATTAAATCTTGGTTATAAGGAAGTTTATTCTAGACTAGAGATTAATCCTATTCCAAAAGATAAAAAAAGTCTTTTTAATGAATTTTTAAAATTAAAACAAAGAGATAAATTATATGGTATATATCAAGATCAAGTGACTTATAGTAATATCACGGCTGAAAAGAAAAAATATCATGTTGAGGTTCATCTCCCTTCTCGTATTGTCCCTGGTGTTTACACTATTAAGGTTTATGAGGTGACCCCTGACTTAAAGATTGTAAAAACAGAGTCTGATAATTTTCAGATTAAATTAACAGGATTTCCCGCATTTATAAGTAATATGGCCTTTAATCATAGTTTAATCTATGGTATACTATCTGTAATAATAGCAATTTTTGCAGGTATTTTTATGGGATTTTTATTTAAAGATAAGGGAGGAGCTCATTAA
- a CDS encoding sigma-54-dependent transcriptional regulator gives MLPKIAILDDDKIFCKRVTKIIQSKFSIQTDVFYNGADFLAKLEKRDYDLLFLDLGLPDINGFKILEYLTRLQKSIEIVIVTGDSTIDNAVKAIKQGACDYLVKPVSKNRLELTVGSLLEKIKLKQENAFLKQIVANRSQNNFIATCPKMVEILDMVKKIAPLNCNVLLQGETGTGKEMIAHMIHELSTREKGPFVAINCGAFTEDLIANELFGHDKEAFTGASSSKKGLLEAAHKGTVFLDEIGDMPLKLQVKLLKVIEERRIYRLGSTKPIDLDIRIIAATNKDLRKLVDDNRFREDLFFRLNVVTLHLPRLSERKEDLKPLIFHFITKYNTKFGKNIKRLSEEAYTILLNYDFPGNVRELENIIQRAVALADGDEIKAKHLPSDLTLVNLDKIDSDVLLSLEEVEKKHIKKVLEFTGYDKKTAAAILGLPKTTLWRRIKKFNLKSS, from the coding sequence ATGTTGCCTAAAATAGCTATTTTAGATGATGATAAAATTTTTTGTAAGCGGGTAACAAAAATTATTCAGAGTAAATTTTCAATTCAAACTGATGTTTTTTATAATGGTGCTGATTTTTTAGCTAAATTAGAAAAACGAGATTATGATTTATTGTTTTTAGATTTAGGGCTACCTGATATAAATGGTTTTAAAATTTTAGAATATCTTACTCGTCTTCAAAAATCTATAGAAATTGTTATTGTTACAGGAGATTCTACAATAGATAATGCTGTAAAAGCAATAAAACAAGGCGCGTGTGATTATTTAGTAAAACCTGTGTCTAAAAATAGATTAGAATTAACTGTGGGTTCTCTTTTAGAAAAAATAAAATTAAAACAGGAAAATGCTTTTTTAAAACAAATTGTTGCAAATAGATCTCAGAATAATTTTATTGCTACATGTCCTAAGATGGTTGAAATTTTAGATATGGTTAAAAAAATAGCACCTTTAAATTGTAATGTTTTGCTACAAGGTGAGACTGGCACTGGTAAAGAAATGATTGCTCATATGATTCATGAGTTGAGTACAAGGGAAAAAGGTCCTTTTGTCGCTATAAATTGTGGAGCGTTTACAGAAGATCTGATTGCCAATGAGCTTTTTGGACACGATAAAGAAGCATTTACAGGAGCAAGTTCTAGTAAGAAAGGATTATTAGAGGCTGCTCATAAAGGAACAGTTTTTTTAGATGAAATAGGGGATATGCCTCTTAAACTCCAAGTAAAGTTATTAAAAGTTATAGAAGAAAGAAGAATCTATAGATTAGGTTCTACCAAACCAATTGATTTAGATATCAGAATTATTGCTGCTACAAATAAAGACTTAAGAAAGTTAGTAGACGATAATAGATTTAGAGAGGATTTATTTTTTCGCCTAAATGTTGTTACCTTACATTTACCTAGACTTTCTGAAAGAAAGGAAGATTTAAAACCCCTTATTTTTCATTTTATTACTAAATACAATACAAAGTTTGGCAAGAATATAAAACGACTTTCAGAAGAAGCATATACAATCTTGCTCAATTACGATTTTCCTGGAAATGTTAGAGAACTGGAAAATATTATCCAACGTGCTGTGGCTCTTGCAGATGGAGATGAGATAAAAGCAAAACATTTACCCTCAGATTTAACTCTTGTTAATTTAGATAAAATAGATAGTGATGTGTTATTGTCTTTAGAAGAAGTTGAAAAAAAACATATTAAAAAGGTTCTTGAATTTACAGGATATGATAAAAAGACTGCTGCTGCAATTTTAGGATTACCTAAAACTACTTTATGGAGAAGAATAAAAAAATTTAATCTCAAATCTTCTTAA
- a CDS encoding DUF3426 domain-containing protein gives MIVECPECKVKYNLPDDKVKEGVKLKCSKCGHIFPYKPDKPDEPVDDKLELDEIDDTAIPEEESVSSGLTVQSDKKYRVNIEEAEEVKKDKKINKKKVFIIVFLTVVLILIGIAGYLFYPQIKSWIFPTSGKVESKLNKKQLEEKVKNIALENVKQYFVKNEKIGELFVIEGEAVNNFNQTKELIKIRATISDDKGNIIEKKEFLAGNSASLFQLQMMSKDELEGVLNSKIGILTNNTFVKPGGRVPFMVVFYNPPENVQEFGLEVIDVKNPPKKK, from the coding sequence ATGATAGTTGAATGCCCCGAGTGTAAAGTTAAATATAATTTGCCAGATGATAAGGTAAAGGAAGGAGTAAAGTTAAAGTGTTCTAAATGTGGTCATATTTTTCCATATAAGCCAGATAAGCCTGATGAGCCTGTTGATGATAAACTAGAGCTTGATGAAATAGATGATACTGCTATCCCTGAAGAGGAATCAGTTTCTTCTGGTTTGACTGTCCAGTCTGATAAAAAATATAGAGTAAATATAGAGGAAGCCGAAGAGGTAAAAAAAGATAAGAAGATAAATAAGAAAAAAGTATTTATCATTGTTTTTCTTACTGTTGTTTTGATTTTGATAGGTATTGCTGGATACTTATTTTATCCTCAAATCAAGTCATGGATTTTTCCTACTTCAGGAAAAGTAGAAAGTAAGCTCAATAAGAAGCAATTAGAAGAAAAGGTTAAAAATATTGCTTTAGAAAATGTAAAACAATATTTTGTAAAAAATGAAAAGATTGGAGAGTTATTTGTTATAGAGGGAGAGGCAGTTAATAATTTTAATCAAACAAAAGAATTAATAAAAATTAGAGCAACTATTAGTGATGATAAAGGGAATATAATAGAAAAAAAAGAATTTTTAGCTGGCAATAGTGCTTCTTTGTTTCAATTACAAATGATGAGTAAAGATGAATTAGAAGGAGTTTTAAACTCAAAAATTGGCATCTTGACTAATAATACCTTTGTTAAACCAGGTGGAAGAGTTCCGTTTATGGTTGTTTTTTATAATCCTCCTGAAAATGTACAAGAATTTGGTTTAGAAGTTATAGATGTAAAAAATCCACCTAAAAAGAAATAG
- a CDS encoding homocysteine S-methyltransferase family protein, whose protein sequence is MKFREILNSDEFILFDGGMGTLLQGQGLPPGEMPEIFALCKPEVIVNAHLAYVQAGSKVITTNTFGANRFKLPSKYNVFEVNKKMALLAKKAVQGKALVAGSVGPTGKMLRPLGDVDFEELVDAFEEQIRGLVAGGVDLILGETHFDLAEARAVVVAARRVDASFPIGISMTFEGNTSLTGTTPTGFVLTMLNMNVDFIAINCSLGPKELLPIVQEMLEVSSTPILVEPNAGLPVLEDGKTVFKLEPEPFAFQMLEFAKMGVKCLGGCCGTTPQHIASLRELLSSLKFQKNSAHTSFALTSRSKYVFFGFEHKPVLIGERINPTGKKILTEELQSGNLHYALELGEEQLEAGAKVLDVNVGAPLVKEDKILPRLGFELVKRFDPILCFDSTNFLAIEKSLQIYPGSPLINSISGEKGRLEKLGPLCRDYGAPFILLPLEGKKLPVTSKERIAIIEKMIKKCLDLGISKRLILIDALALTVSSKPEAAKACLEVIKYCTRQGFPTTLGLSNISFGLPARELINSTFLAMAIANGLSSCIVNPNSSKILEIFYTTNLLLNKDKQAKEFVNVFSNWQVGESRVEKKISKQRIISNAKDAVIAGDKEKLIEILKREIEHKSGFALLNEELIPGITEVGEKYEKREYFLPQLLLSAEAMQEGVAFLEPWLKKESGRRGPKIVMATVEGDIHDIGKNIVCLMLKNHGFEVIDLGKDVPATKIVEVAKREKAKIIGLSALMTTTMVRMEDTIKLVKEQNLDCKVIVGGAVVTQAFAKKIGADGYSEDAVAAVKLVKELITNAKEEAFN, encoded by the coding sequence ATGAAGTTTAGAGAAATTTTAAATTCAGATGAGTTTATTCTTTTTGATGGCGGGATGGGTACTCTTTTACAGGGTCAAGGACTTCCTCCGGGAGAAATGCCAGAAATTTTTGCTCTTTGTAAACCAGAAGTCATTGTAAATGCTCATTTAGCTTATGTTCAAGCAGGCTCAAAGGTGATTACTACTAATACCTTTGGAGCTAATAGATTTAAACTTCCCTCTAAGTACAATGTGTTTGAAGTAAATAAAAAAATGGCATTGTTAGCTAAAAAGGCAGTTCAAGGGAAAGCTTTAGTTGCAGGAAGTGTAGGGCCTACAGGGAAAATGCTTAGACCTCTAGGAGATGTGGACTTTGAAGAATTAGTCGATGCTTTTGAAGAACAAATAAGAGGGCTTGTCGCAGGTGGAGTAGATTTGATTTTAGGAGAAACTCATTTTGATTTAGCTGAGGCTAGGGCTGTAGTTGTGGCTGCAAGACGGGTTGATGCTTCTTTTCCTATTGGTATTTCTATGACCTTTGAGGGAAATACTTCTCTTACAGGCACAACACCTACTGGTTTTGTCTTAACAATGTTGAACATGAATGTCGATTTTATTGCTATTAATTGTAGCCTTGGGCCTAAGGAACTGCTCCCTATTGTTCAGGAAATGTTAGAAGTATCTTCTACGCCTATTTTAGTGGAACCAAATGCAGGATTACCTGTTTTGGAGGATGGGAAAACTGTTTTTAAACTGGAACCAGAGCCTTTTGCCTTTCAAATGCTTGAATTTGCTAAAATGGGGGTGAAATGTCTTGGTGGATGCTGTGGGACGACTCCTCAACATATTGCCTCTTTAAGAGAATTACTGAGTTCTCTTAAATTTCAAAAGAATTCTGCGCATACTTCGTTTGCTCTTACTTCAAGGTCAAAATATGTATTTTTTGGTTTTGAACATAAACCAGTGTTGATTGGAGAAAGAATAAATCCTACAGGCAAGAAAATTCTTACAGAGGAGTTGCAAAGCGGGAACTTGCACTATGCTCTTGAACTTGGAGAAGAGCAGTTAGAGGCAGGAGCTAAGGTATTAGATGTAAATGTTGGTGCTCCCTTAGTTAAAGAAGATAAAATATTACCAAGGTTAGGTTTTGAACTTGTTAAACGATTTGATCCTATTCTTTGTTTTGATTCAACAAATTTTTTGGCTATTGAGAAAAGTTTACAGATTTACCCTGGTTCTCCATTGATAAATTCTATTAGTGGAGAAAAAGGAAGACTAGAAAAACTTGGGCCTTTATGTAGAGATTATGGAGCCCCTTTTATTTTGTTGCCTTTAGAGGGGAAAAAACTCCCTGTTACTTCTAAAGAACGTATAGCTATAATAGAAAAGATGATAAAGAAATGCCTAGATTTAGGTATTTCTAAACGTCTTATTTTGATAGATGCCTTGGCTTTAACTGTATCTTCTAAACCAGAAGCAGCAAAAGCCTGCTTAGAGGTAATAAAGTACTGTACTAGACAAGGATTCCCAACAACTTTAGGCCTTTCTAATATCTCTTTTGGTCTGCCTGCCAGGGAATTAATAAATTCAACATTTTTGGCTATGGCTATCGCAAATGGTCTTAGTAGCTGTATTGTTAATCCTAATTCGTCTAAGATTTTAGAGATATTTTATACTACTAATCTATTGTTAAATAAAGATAAACAAGCCAAAGAGTTTGTAAATGTGTTTTCAAATTGGCAAGTTGGAGAGTCTAGAGTAGAAAAAAAAATTTCCAAACAAAGAATAATTTCAAATGCAAAAGATGCAGTTATTGCAGGAGATAAAGAGAAATTAATTGAGATTTTAAAAAGAGAAATAGAACATAAAAGTGGTTTTGCATTATTAAATGAGGAATTGATTCCTGGAATTACAGAAGTGGGAGAGAAATATGAGAAAAGAGAATATTTCCTTCCTCAACTTCTTTTAAGTGCAGAGGCTATGCAAGAAGGAGTGGCCTTTTTAGAACCTTGGTTAAAAAAAGAAAGTGGGAGAAGAGGGCCTAAAATCGTAATGGCTACAGTTGAAGGTGATATTCACGATATAGGTAAGAACATTGTGTGTTTAATGTTAAAAAATCATGGGTTTGAGGTTATTGATTTGGGGAAGGATGTGCCAGCCACTAAAATAGTAGAGGTTGCTAAAAGGGAGAAAGCAAAGATTATTGGGCTTTCTGCTCTTATGACTACCACTATGGTTAGAATGGAAGACACAATTAAGTTAGTTAAGGAACAGAATTTGGACTGTAAAGTTATTGTGGGAGGAGCTGTAGTAACTCAGGCATTTGCTAAAAAAATAGGTGCAGATGGTTACTCAGAGGATGCTGTAGCAGCAGTTAAATTAGTTAAAGAGCTTATTACTAATGCCAAGGAGGAAGCTTTTAATTGA
- a CDS encoding ATP-binding protein, whose amino-acid sequence MKDLKLRIILITAASAIFLIFHLIAYIYNMNVFKEELNSLERAHDFMEDVLELRRYEKNFAFGIDVNDLSEVLLYISKIEKDSNEFMLKQKFPECKKCIVDLKEKLAEYKKIITEVKNKKKPNVNKIRELGHEILTIAKKILSVNKVYVNKSLNRLLLIPSVLMFLFGTLLIIFLIFITYTLLKQIKFIQETTIRIANGDFSYIPTVKDRVSSFAPIIEAFNLMIKELEAREKDLLQAKKLASVGTLVSGVAHELNNPLNNISLTAEMLVDEWKDLSVEEREEMLSDIIEEARRASTVVKNLLDFSRSKLKDADESLDIQEVVKSSLKLVRNQLMISNIQLITEFKKDIPKIKGNYDNLKQVFINLFLNAIQAMPEGGYLKISTKETELNGKRYVEVAVEDSGVGMPPDVLDRIFDPFFSTKPVGKGTGLGLSIVYGIVKKHGGKIRVETEKNKGTTFFVYFPCEEDA is encoded by the coding sequence ATGAAAGACCTTAAGCTTCGGATTATTTTAATTACAGCGGCCTCTGCTATTTTCCTTATTTTTCATTTAATTGCTTATATCTATAATATGAATGTGTTTAAAGAAGAATTAAATTCTTTAGAACGGGCTCATGATTTTATGGAAGATGTTCTTGAACTTAGAAGATATGAAAAGAATTTTGCTTTTGGTATAGATGTAAATGATTTAAGTGAAGTTTTGCTTTATATTAGTAAAATAGAAAAAGATTCAAATGAATTTATGCTAAAACAGAAATTTCCAGAATGTAAAAAATGCATTGTTGATTTAAAAGAAAAACTTGCTGAATATAAAAAAATTATCACTGAAGTAAAGAATAAGAAAAAACCTAATGTGAATAAAATAAGAGAACTTGGTCACGAAATATTAACTATTGCAAAAAAAATACTTTCTGTAAATAAGGTATATGTCAATAAATCTTTAAATAGGCTGTTATTAATACCTTCTGTTTTGATGTTTTTATTTGGTACTTTATTAATAATTTTTTTAATTTTCATAACTTATACTTTATTAAAACAGATAAAATTTATTCAAGAAACAACCATTAGAATTGCTAATGGTGATTTTAGTTATATTCCTACAGTAAAAGATAGAGTGTCTTCATTTGCGCCAATTATAGAGGCTTTTAACTTGATGATAAAAGAGCTTGAAGCAAGAGAAAAAGATCTACTTCAGGCCAAAAAATTAGCATCAGTAGGTACATTGGTTTCTGGAGTGGCTCATGAATTAAATAACCCATTAAACAATATTTCTCTTACTGCTGAGATGCTTGTAGACGAATGGAAGGATTTGTCTGTAGAAGAACGAGAAGAAATGCTTTCAGATATAATAGAAGAGGCAAGACGAGCTAGTACGGTGGTAAAAAATTTGTTAGATTTTTCAAGAAGTAAGTTAAAAGATGCAGATGAAAGTTTAGACATTCAAGAGGTGGTTAAATCTTCTTTAAAATTGGTCAGAAATCAACTTATGATTTCTAATATTCAATTAATTACTGAATTCAAAAAGGATATTCCTAAGATAAAGGGTAATTATGATAATTTAAAACAAGTTTTTATAAATTTGTTTTTGAATGCAATTCAGGCAATGCCCGAGGGTGGTTATTTAAAGATTAGTACAAAGGAAACAGAATTAAATGGAAAGCGATATGTTGAAGTAGCTGTGGAAGATAGTGGAGTAGGTATGCCACCTGATGTTTTAGATAGAATATTTGATCCATTTTTTTCTACCAAACCAGTGGGTAAGGGTACTGGATTAGGGCTTTCTATTGTTTATGGAATAGTAAAAAAGCATGGCGGAAAGATAAGAGTAGAGACAGAAAAAAATAAAGGAACTACTTTTTTTGTCTATTTTCCTTGTGAAGAAGACGCGTAA
- the radA gene encoding DNA repair protein RadA, which translates to MAKEKKQYICKKCGSKFLTWYGQCPNCGEWNSLQQIFFSKKHSSIQSNRLNDLKISTPICSLDKNLPQEEVYFSTKIKEIDTFLGKGLVRGGVYLLGGEPGIGKSTWLLQLAGFLARKGLKTIYISGEESLAQVKSRANRLGIESENLYFFYSLSLEEIMSILKQGYDFAVVDSVQTITSSNLESVAGSPSQVREVTLELISLAKSSALCLFLVGHVTKDGTIAGPKLLEHMVDCVLYLEGDREHLFRILRVVKNRYGPADEVLILEMKTNGLEVVKDPATFFLQDGEKSFSGQALTLTLEGQKVLAVEVQALVNNSFLAMPRRVSQGIDQNRLNLLLAVIEKKIRINLKDKDVYVKIGGGLQIKEPGLDLALCAAVLSSFYDTSLPKGSVFWGEIDLNGQIRNVLGHDLRMRQAKRLGYAPIFAPSKALKSLEDMHKILFA; encoded by the coding sequence TTGGCAAAAGAAAAAAAGCAATATATTTGCAAAAAATGTGGTAGTAAGTTTTTAACCTGGTATGGACAATGTCCTAATTGTGGGGAGTGGAATTCTCTTCAACAAATCTTTTTTTCTAAAAAACATTCTTCTATTCAGAGTAATCGTTTAAATGATTTAAAAATTTCTACTCCTATTTGTTCTCTTGATAAAAATTTACCTCAAGAGGAAGTATATTTTTCTACAAAAATAAAAGAGATAGATACCTTTTTAGGAAAAGGTCTGGTAAGAGGAGGAGTGTATTTATTAGGAGGAGAGCCTGGAATTGGCAAGTCTACTTGGCTTTTACAACTTGCAGGTTTTTTAGCTAGAAAAGGGTTAAAAACAATTTATATAAGTGGCGAAGAATCTTTGGCTCAGGTTAAAAGTAGAGCTAATCGCTTAGGCATTGAATCAGAAAATTTATATTTTTTTTATAGTCTTAGTTTAGAAGAAATAATGTCTATTTTAAAACAAGGCTATGATTTTGCTGTAGTTGATTCTGTTCAAACTATTACTAGTTCTAATTTAGAATCTGTTGCAGGTAGTCCTTCTCAAGTTAGGGAAGTGACATTAGAATTGATTTCTTTAGCAAAATCTAGTGCTTTATGTTTATTTTTAGTAGGCCATGTAACTAAAGACGGTACTATTGCTGGACCTAAGCTTTTAGAACATATGGTTGATTGTGTATTGTACCTAGAGGGAGATAGAGAGCATCTTTTTAGAATTTTAAGAGTAGTGAAAAATAGATATGGGCCTGCTGATGAAGTGCTTATTTTAGAAATGAAAACAAATGGGTTAGAAGTTGTTAAAGATCCAGCAACATTTTTTCTCCAAGATGGAGAGAAATCATTTAGTGGCCAGGCCCTTACCCTTACCTTAGAAGGTCAAAAGGTTTTAGCAGTAGAAGTACAGGCTCTTGTTAATAATTCTTTTTTAGCTATGCCTCGCAGGGTCTCTCAGGGAATAGACCAAAACCGTTTAAACTTACTTCTGGCTGTAATAGAGAAAAAAATTAGGATAAACCTTAAAGATAAAGATGTATATGTTAAGATTGGTGGAGGATTGCAAATAAAGGAACCTGGCCTGGATTTGGCTTTATGCGCAGCAGTGCTTTCTTCTTTTTATGATACTTCTCTTCCCAAAGGGAGTGTATTTTGGGGAGAGATAGATTTAAATGGTCAAATTAGAAATGTTTTAGGACATGATCTTAGAATGCGCCAGGCTAAACGACTTGGATATGCCCCTATTTTTGCCCCTAGTAAGGCTTTAAAGTCTTTGGAAGATATGCATAAAATATTATTTGCTTAA